A stretch of Triticum aestivum cultivar Chinese Spring chromosome 1D, IWGSC CS RefSeq v2.1, whole genome shotgun sequence DNA encodes these proteins:
- the LOC123181901 gene encoding putative leucine-rich repeat receptor-like serine/threonine-protein kinase At2g14440, with the protein MRPLLSAAAVLLLLLLPLAAGQRFRGFSYLLDCGAAAPSTDSRGLRWDPDGPYVSAGSARPLSVQGLLDPTLASLRVFPYRPAAKFCYALPVDPNRRYLLRPTFFYGPSSTAPPVFDLIVDGTFWTAVDTADDILAGSASHYEAVFPARGRNLTFCLGVNPDYTDSGPFINALQVIQLHDSVYNATDFTGSAMGLIARTKFGSTGDVERYPDDSFDRYWQPFPDSKHAVSSTHNVTSADFWNLPPPDVFNTALVAEQNAPLVLQWPPISLQNGSYYVSLYFADTLANSSRTLDVNINDYQFYEGTVTSAGLSVFATQWILSGLTRVILTSKSVLPPLINAGEVFGIFPIGRLTITRDALAMESMKRSLQNIPDDWIGDPCMPHGYAWTGVTCQEGQNENIRVISLNFSSMGISGSLSPDIANLTALTDISFANNSLSGTIPDLINLGKLQRLYLNDNKLNGKIAQTLGTIQPLRELFLQGNELGGAVPQNLLNKTGLTSKFCPGNQFTQPPC; encoded by the exons ATGCGGCCTCTCCtcagcgccgccgccgtcctcctcctcctcctcctccccctcgccgccggccaGCGATTCCGCGGCTTCTCCTACCTCCTCGACTGCGGCGCCGCGGCCCCCTCCACCGACAGCCGCGGCCTCCGCTGGGACCCCGACGGCCCCTACGTCTCCGCCGGCTCCGCCCGTCCGCTCTCGGTCCAGGGCCTCCTCGACCCCACCCTCGCCTCCCTCCGCGTCTTCCCGTATCGCCCCGCCGCCAAGTTCTGCTACGCGCTCCCCGTCGACCCCAATCGCCGCTACCTCCTCCGCCCGACCTTCTTCTACGGCCCCTCCTCGACGGCCCCGCCCGTGTTCGACCTCATCGTCGACGGCACCTTCTGGACCGCCGTCGACACCGCCGATGACATCCTGGCCGGCAGCGCCTCGCACTACGAGGCCGTGTTCCCGGCCAGGGGCAGGAACTTGACCTTCTGCCTCGGCGTCAACCCCGACTACACCGACTCCGGCCCGTTCATCAACGCGCTGCAGGTCATCCAGCTCCATGATTCGGTGTACAACGCCACGGATTTCACGGGCAGCGCCATGGGCCTCATTGCGCGCACCAAGTTTGGCTCCACTGGCGACGTCGAGAG GTACCCTGATGACAGTTTTGACCGCTATTGGCAGCCATTTCCAGACAGCAAACATGCAGTCAGTAGTACCCACAACGTTACATCAGCCGATTTCTGGAATCTTCCTCCTCCTGATGTATTTAATACAGCTTTGGTAGCAGAACAAAATGCACCATTGGTGTTGCAATGGCCTCCAATATCTCTTCAGAATGGCAGCTATTATGTTTCCCTTTATTTTGCTGATACATTGGCTAATAGTTCGAGGACCTTGGATGTGAATATTAATGATTACCAGTTTTACGAAGGGACAGTAACATCAGCTGGTCTTTCTGTCTTTGCAACTCAATGGATTCTCTCAGGCCTAACCAGAGTTATATTGACTTCTAAGTCTGTTCTTCCACCACTTATCAATGCTGGCGAAGTCTTTGGAATTTTTCCCATTGGAAGACTGACAATTACACGTGATG CGCTTGCTATGGAGAGTATGAAGAGAAGCCTCCAAAACATACCTGATGATTGGATTGGAGATCCATGTATGCCTCATGGATATGCTTGGACTGGAGTTACATGTCAAGAAGGACAAAATGAAAATATACGTGTCATTTCATT GAACTTTTCAAGTATGGGTATCTCCGGATCTCTGTCACCTGACATTGCAAACCTGACTGCTCTTACTGATAT ATCTTTTGCAAACAATAGCTTGTCTGGAACTATTCCTGATCTCATCAATCTGGGTAAACTCCAACGACT GTACCTGAATGATAACAAGTTGAATGGAAAAATAGCTCAGACGTTGGGGACAATTCAGCCCTTGCGTGAACT ATTCTTGCAAGGCAATGAGCTGGGTGGAGCAGTTCCACAGAACTTGCTGAACAAAACGGGGTTGACTAGCAA